GGCCGCACCGGGGCTCAAGTACGCCCGAATGTTGCGAACGGTTCCCCCTACCCATGAATCTTCGAACCGGGCCACAAGGACCGGCACCGCCCCCGCACGGACCGACACCACGAAAACAGCAAAGGTGGCCGCTACCGCCGCAGCCCCATACCACGGCACCCTTCGCCGCCGCTGGCGGTAGCGGGCGTACCGGCCCTTCACCAGCCCAAGGGCCCGTTCCGCGTCGGGCTCAGGCTGGCCGGCCATAAGGTGGTGGAACGCTGCCCGCATGGCCTTACGGTCGGGCCAGTCGGGGCGATGTTCCCCCGGCCTCATCCCTCTCCCTCCCCATCGCGTGATGCTGGCCCTGCTGAGAAGCGCCCGCCTCAATGAATTCCCGCAATGCCTGCCGTGCCCGGAACAAGCGAGACTTGATAGTCCCCGCTCGGCTCCCCGTCCGCTTGGCGACCTCGTCGATCGTGTAGCCATCATAGTAATGGAGCAACAGGACCTCGCGATGGGCAGGTGAAAGTCTCATGATCGCACCGGCCAGGTCGTTTGCAATGACCCGGTCCTCAACGGCCTCCTCTACATGGAGACCAGAGCGCACGGCATTTTCGAACACGATTTCAGAATCGCTCGCCTGACGGGTTCGTGATGCATGGCGCACAATGTCGCGAGCCACATTGCGGGCCACGACAAAGAGCCAGGCCTCCAGACTGGAGATCTCTTCAGACCGACGACGGCGGCAGAGGCTGCGGTAAAAGGCTTCCTGCACAGCTTCCTCCGCGATGTGGGTGTTACCGAAAATGACGCTCAAGCGATAAACCAGCGGCGCGTAAAGCCGGCGGAAGGCCTCGTCCCACGATTGCCGTTCAGCGTGGCGGTCCGACGGCTCCATGCGGTCACCCCGTCCAGGCATACCCCCGAACCATTCCATTCCTCCCGCAGGATTTCCTACCGGGTCGTGCTTCCATGTTTACCATCTGACCAGGCCCCGTTCGGTTCGTAAGAGTCCAGGGCATCTCCTCGTCCATCATGTCCGCTGCGGAAGGAACCACCCCTGCTTCCCCAAGACGGTCATGGTGACGTTGCGCAGGAAATGCGCCCACACCGAGGTCCAGATGCTGCCGGTGAACCAATATCCCCAACCCAGGAGGAGCCCGATCAACCACGCCCCCGCCAACAGCACGGGCCGGGTGAGGTACCGCACATGCGCCACGGCGAAGACCCCGGCTGCCACCGCCAGTGCCACGGCAACGGGGGAGATCCAGTGAAGCAGAAGGGATTGGATCGCCGCCCGGAAGAAGAGCTCCTCGCCAAGGGCCGTCAAGACCATCAGCAGGAAGATATGGGAGTAGCTGAGCCGACTGAAGGAGGCATTGGTTCCGTCGTCGGCCCACAACCGTTGGGGGAGGAACACGGCGATGCCGATTTGCATCGCCACGACGAGGAGGCCCAGGATCGTCCCCAGGCCCCACACCTGCCGCGGATCCCCCACCGCCAGCAGGTCGGACCACGAGGGCGTCTTGGCATCGCCGAGCAGGAGGACGAGGAGACCAAACACCCCGACGTACACGGCGCTCAGGTAGAGCATCCACAGGGAAGGCGTCCCGTTCCGCTGTTCCACGCTGTGTGGCTCCTTCTCGTCTTCGCAGCGGCAGACAGCGCATGGGGAGCGGTATAGATCCCATGGGAACGTGGTCGAACGTCACATGACCCTTTGCCGCAGTCGCGACACCCGTTACCGGAGGTCGTGAAACCCGTTACCGGCGGTTCGGGGCGCCCCAAGCGCCTACGGGCACGGAGACCTTCCAGTTGCCGCCGGCCCGTTCCCTGGATTCGGTTGCCAAGCCGCCCACCGCTCGATCTCGCGTACGATGGCGCCGAAGTCGAGATGCCCCAGCCCGCCGGCCGTGGCGGCGGCGTAGGTCTGGGCCACCTGGGCGGTGGCAGGCATCGGCACTCGGGCCTCGTGAGCGGCCGCCAGGGCCAGGCCGAGATCCTTGTGCATCAGGGCCAGCTGGAACTGGGGCGGGAACTCCCCACTGCGCCACGCGGGCAGCTTCATCTTGAGGAGCGGCGCCGCCGCCGGTCCGGCTTCCAGCAGCTCCAGGAACGCCTCCCGGTCGACACCCAGGCGTTCGGCCAGGACCAGGCCCTCCGCCGCCACCTGCAGCAGCCCGGCCAGGACCAGGTTGACGGCGATCTTGGCCGCCTGGCCCTGGCCCGCCTCGCCGAAGTAGATGGTCTTCCGGCCCAGGGCGGAAAACAGCGGCTCAAGTCCCCGCAGCGTGTCGGGATCGCCACCGGCCAGGATCACCAGCTGCGCCTCTTCCGCCGCCCCCAGGCTACCGCTGACCGGCGCTTCGACGAAGGGGATGCCCCACTCCCGGGCTTCGGCGGCGAACTCCCGGGCGGCCTGCGGCCCGATGGTGCTCATGTCGACCCAGACGAACCACCCGGCCGAGTTCCTCCGCCCGGGCCGGCGTCCGGTTCCACACGTCCACCTCAAAACCCGCTTTGATCGGGTTGCGCGCCATGCGACTCCCCATGGCGCCAAGGCCGATCCACCCCACGCGGTGCAAAGGCATAGGCCCTCATCCCTATTTCGCCAATTTCGCCCGGCGCCGTGCCGGTTCGACCGGGCGCGGGCCGCCGCCGGAGGGTTTCGCGCGGGGTGACGGCAAGGTCTACCGGCACCCCACCCCGTTATTGAAGAATTTCCCTCGTCCTTCCTTCCCCGGCGGGCCACTCCACCGGCCGGTGGGCCTTCGCCGGTGGTAACATCGTACTGATACGGGAGGTTCGGAGCCGTGGTCCGTAAGCCGCGGGTGACCGGCGAGTTCGTCCGCGTCGACGAGCGGCTCTACCGCCTTCCGGGCGTCTTCGCCCGGTTCGACGGCCTGGTGGCCGCATTCCTCCACGGCAGTTACAGCACCGCGCACCAGACGCCCCTGAGCGACGTGGACCTGGCCGTGGTCTACCGGGCGGAGCGGCTTCCGGACCTCCGGGAACTCGTGGACCTCCAGGGTGCCGTGGAAGACGCCCTGGACCTCGAAGACGGGTTCGTCACCGTCCTCAACCGGACGCCTTTGCCCTTTCGGTTCCGCGTCCTGGCCAACGGCCGACTGCTCTACGTCACCGATCCCGTGGCCCTGGCGGACTTCCGGGAGCGCGTGTGCAAGCTCTACGGGGATTTCGCCCCCGACTACCGGCGCCTGGCGCTGGACTACGACCGGGCACTCAAGGAGGCCTACGCCCCGATGGTCGAGATAGCGCCTCCCGGTCCCTCAGGCGGTCCCGTTGATTCCGGCGACCAGCGGACCACGGACGCCGACGAGGCGCCGGTTACCCCCTATTCTCCTGCCGGTCTCCCGCGTTCCGATGCCGCGGGTTCCGGCTCTGCAGGTTCCGGCAACCCCGGACCGGCGGACGAACCCGGCCGGCCGACGGCAGGCCCGCGCCGGGACGGCCCCGAGGGCGTGCCGGAAACGCGGCCGACAATGAACGGCGAGCCCCCAACCACCCCGTTGGGCGTCATCGACCGGGAGAAGGTACGGGATAAGCTCGACTTCATTCGGAGGAACCTGGTGCACCTCGAGGCCCTCGCCCGGCGCGGGCCCGCGGCCTTGCGCGACGACAAGATCGCCGAGGCCGCGGCCGTCCATATGCTACAGACCTCCATCGAGGCGATGATCGACGTGGCCAACCACGTGGTGGCCCGCCTGGGGCTGGGTGTTCCCAGGTCGTACCGCGAAGCCTTCGACCTGCTGGTGCAGGCCGGGATCTTCCCCGCGCAGCACCGGGCCGCCTTCCACCGGATGGTCCGCTTCCGCAATCGCGCGGTGCACCTGTGCGACCGGAT
This is a stretch of genomic DNA from Thermaerobacter sp. PB12/4term. It encodes these proteins:
- a CDS encoding NAD(P)-dependent oxidoreductase, whose protein sequence is MSTIGPQAAREFAAEAREWGIPFVEAPVSGSLGAAEEAQLVILAGGDPDTLRGLEPLFSALGRKTIYFGEAGQGQAAKIAVNLVLAGLLQVAAEGLVLAERLGVDREAFLELLEAGPAAAPLLKMKLPAWRSGEFPPQFQLALMHKDLGLALAAAHEARVPMPATAQVAQTYAAATAGGLGHLDFGAIVREIERWAAWQPNPGNGPAATGRSPCP
- a CDS encoding CPBP family intramembrane glutamic endopeptidase, with the protein product MEQRNGTPSLWMLYLSAVYVGVFGLLVLLLGDAKTPSWSDLLAVGDPRQVWGLGTILGLLVVAMQIGIAVFLPQRLWADDGTNASFSRLSYSHIFLLMVLTALGEELFFRAAIQSLLLHWISPVAVALAVAAGVFAVAHVRYLTRPVLLAGAWLIGLLLGWGYWFTGSIWTSVWAHFLRNVTMTVLGKQGWFLPQRT
- a CDS encoding HepT-like ribonuclease domain-containing protein, translating into MVRKPRVTGEFVRVDERLYRLPGVFARFDGLVAAFLHGSYSTAHQTPLSDVDLAVVYRAERLPDLRELVDLQGAVEDALDLEDGFVTVLNRTPLPFRFRVLANGRLLYVTDPVALADFRERVCKLYGDFAPDYRRLALDYDRALKEAYAPMVEIAPPGPSGGPVDSGDQRTTDADEAPVTPYSPAGLPRSDAAGSGSAGSGNPGPADEPGRPTAGPRRDGPEGVPETRPTMNGEPPTTPLGVIDREKVRDKLDFIRRNLVHLEALARRGPAALRDDKIAEAAAVHMLQTSIEAMIDVANHVVARLGLGVPRSYREAFDLLVQAGIFPAQHRAAFHRMVRFRNRAVHLCDRISPEEVHAILARPMGDFDLCIGAVVRRFF
- a CDS encoding RNA polymerase sigma factor; this encodes MEPSDRHAERQSWDEAFRRLYAPLVYRLSVIFGNTHIAEEAVQEAFYRSLCRRRRSEEISSLEAWLFVVARNVARDIVRHASRTRQASDSEIVFENAVRSGLHVEEAVEDRVIANDLAGAIMRLSPAHREVLLLHYYDGYTIDEVAKRTGSRAGTIKSRLFRARQALREFIEAGASQQGQHHAMGRERDEAGGTSPRLARP
- a CDS encoding NAD(P)-binding domain-containing protein — encoded protein: MPLHRVGWIGLGAMGSRMARNPIKAGFEVDVWNRTPARAEELGRVVRLGRHEHHRAAGRPGVRRRSPGVGHPLRRSAGQR